A section of the Phycisphaerales bacterium genome encodes:
- the ftsY gene encoding signal recognition particle-docking protein FtsY produces MGLFRATLSAVTGALRKTQETLTSPLRSILAGRTLDDALINEIEVLLLKADVGVQMTQVIITSLREDVRQGKLKRGEDVFEFLRTLLADRWRESEHQIVTSGDGPTAILVAGVNGVGKTTSVAKIAHSLREDGKSVMLAAADTFRAGAIEQLAVWSDRLGVDLIRGEPGSDPASVAFDAATAAKARNSDVLLIDTAGRLHSEESLMRQLTKIRDVVAKQIPGAPHEVLLVLDATQGQNALVQARHFQEAIDVSGLFLSKLDGTARGGIVLAVQDELGIPVKLIGTGERPEDVEPFHPNDFLEAMFNEGRG; encoded by the coding sequence ATGGGACTCTTCCGCGCAACACTCTCGGCAGTGACCGGCGCTCTCCGCAAGACGCAGGAGACGTTGACTTCACCGCTACGATCAATTCTCGCTGGCCGCACCCTTGATGATGCCCTGATTAACGAGATTGAAGTACTTCTTCTCAAGGCAGATGTTGGTGTCCAAATGACTCAGGTCATCATCACATCTCTCAGAGAAGATGTACGGCAAGGAAAGCTGAAACGTGGTGAAGATGTTTTCGAATTTCTTCGCACACTGCTCGCAGATCGCTGGCGTGAATCCGAGCACCAAATAGTAACCTCCGGAGATGGACCCACCGCCATTCTTGTCGCAGGCGTCAACGGTGTCGGTAAGACAACGAGTGTGGCTAAAATTGCTCACTCTCTTCGAGAAGATGGAAAGAGTGTGATGCTAGCGGCTGCCGATACTTTCCGAGCTGGAGCCATTGAACAGCTAGCGGTTTGGTCAGATCGTCTCGGGGTTGATCTGATCCGTGGTGAGCCAGGTAGTGATCCCGCGAGTGTTGCTTTTGACGCTGCAACAGCAGCGAAGGCACGCAATAGCGACGTACTCTTGATTGATACCGCTGGCAGGTTGCACAGCGAAGAGTCGCTCATGCGGCAATTAACCAAAATCCGTGATGTGGTTGCCAAACAGATTCCTGGTGCCCCCCATGAGGTCCTTTTGGTGCTTGACGCCACCCAGGGGCAAAACGCCCTTGTTCAAGCTCGGCACTTCCAGGAAGCCATCGATGTCAGTGGCTTATTTTTAAGCAAACTTGATGGCACGGCTCGTGGGGGCATTGTGCTGGCTGTTCAGGATGAATTAGGTATTCCCGTGAAGCTCATCGGCACTGGTGAGCGACCGGAGGACGTTGAGCCCTTTCATCCGAATGACTTTCTCGAGGCAATGTTCAATGAAGGAAGAGGTTAG
- the nusB gene encoding transcription antitermination factor NusB: MTDSPQNMRRAALQCLYQFDSSTDIGDEVVRESLRESPGSEADHDEALRLAREAWAIHTQADEMATEFAEDWPTRRQPVVDRSILRLAYCEMALGRTPPKVAINEAVELAKEFSTEHSPMFINGILDKMYRFLRENGGLQDNQTELPETVIPTE, from the coding sequence TTGACCGACTCACCTCAAAACATGCGCCGTGCTGCTCTGCAGTGTTTGTATCAATTCGACTCTAGTACTGATATTGGAGACGAGGTCGTTCGTGAATCGCTTCGTGAATCGCCAGGATCTGAGGCTGATCATGATGAAGCCTTGCGACTCGCTCGGGAAGCATGGGCCATTCACACCCAGGCCGATGAAATGGCCACTGAGTTTGCAGAAGATTGGCCCACCAGAAGGCAACCTGTTGTTGATCGCTCTATTCTTCGCTTGGCGTATTGCGAAATGGCTCTTGGAAGAACACCGCCAAAAGTCGCCATTAATGAAGCTGTTGAACTAGCTAAGGAATTCAGCACAGAACATTCGCCAATGTTTATTAATGGCATCCTGGACAAGATGTACCGATTTCTACGTGAAAATGGTGGTCTGCAAGACAATCAAACTGAATTGCCTGAAACAGTGATACCGACAGAATAA
- the ribH gene encoding 6,7-dimethyl-8-ribityllumazine synthase, translated as MYDKDLATIDATGTRIELAVSSYHSEITDSLCAGAVRCFMESGGEGTQVIRHLAPGAWELIGLCAALADPQRPHRPDAIVAIGCIITGETTHDQHIANGVVQGLSSIMVNTGIPIALGVLTCQTIEQAQERSGGSVGNKGHDSMAAAIQLAQSIRALREPVT; from the coding sequence ATGTACGATAAAGATCTTGCCACAATTGACGCCACTGGTACCCGCATTGAGCTTGCGGTAAGCAGCTATCACAGTGAGATCACAGATTCACTCTGTGCTGGCGCGGTGCGCTGCTTTATGGAGTCAGGTGGGGAAGGCACACAGGTCATACGCCACTTGGCACCGGGGGCCTGGGAACTGATTGGTCTGTGTGCTGCATTGGCAGATCCACAACGTCCCCATCGTCCAGACGCCATCGTAGCCATCGGTTGTATCATCACTGGCGAAACAACTCACGATCAGCATATTGCAAACGGTGTTGTACAAGGGCTCAGTAGCATCATGGTTAATACAGGCATACCCATCGCACTTGGTGTGTTAACCTGTCAGACCATCGAGCAAGCCCAAGAACGTTCAGGCGGTTCCGTAGGCAATAAAGGACATGATTCAATGGCCGCCGCAATCCAACTGGCTCAGTCGATTCGAGCTCTAAGAGAACCTGTCACTTGA
- a CDS encoding UbiA family prenyltransferase yields MSRFLMRILTAIQLTRLTIAFGAVSDIWFIILLTRAEPRYTHIHVHNLPIGLSLLAGAVLALGLFAHGAALNDLLDLQHDSAFSPDRPIPAGRIRIGQAVVITIGALLMAFLGASILGVWAVVLTLLMAAGLLFYNTAGKFIPAVGFTTIGLLYVVHMLIPNHELSFTLPLWLIMTHIMAISMAVHLLEEKRPRITTQTIVMTLIAWIFWSVVIIGAGIMSQGSLWPVGISPWAVVYPLVAVAGFLIVVQWKLKSVSPRAGAEKLRRYGAMWQSLYAAAWLLALGMVPEALGMGIFALVGFCGMTMIREAAGLTGRPVEFRS; encoded by the coding sequence ATGAGTCGTTTCCTAATGCGCATTTTGACAGCGATCCAGTTGACGCGTCTGACCATCGCTTTTGGTGCAGTCAGCGATATTTGGTTCATTATTCTGCTCACGCGTGCTGAGCCTCGTTATACACACATTCACGTGCACAATCTGCCAATTGGCCTTTCGCTTCTAGCGGGTGCCGTATTGGCACTCGGCCTCTTCGCTCATGGGGCAGCGCTCAATGATCTTCTGGATCTTCAGCATGATTCAGCGTTCAGTCCCGATCGGCCGATTCCAGCGGGACGAATTCGAATTGGGCAGGCAGTGGTGATCACGATTGGTGCCTTGCTGATGGCATTTCTTGGTGCATCAATTCTTGGTGTCTGGGCTGTTGTATTGACGCTGCTTATGGCTGCAGGCCTTCTGTTCTACAACACAGCGGGCAAATTTATACCCGCAGTGGGCTTTACAACGATTGGGCTTTTATACGTCGTACATATGCTCATTCCGAACCACGAACTCTCCTTTACGCTGCCTCTTTGGCTGATCATGACACATATCATGGCGATTTCGATGGCCGTGCATCTCTTAGAAGAGAAGAGACCGAGAATTACAACCCAGACGATCGTGATGACTTTGATTGCCTGGATCTTCTGGTCAGTGGTCATTATTGGGGCAGGGATCATGAGTCAAGGCTCACTCTGGCCTGTTGGTATTAGCCCTTGGGCTGTTGTATACCCGCTTGTAGCGGTGGCCGGTTTTCTGATCGTTGTGCAGTGGAAACTGAAATCAGTCAGTCCACGTGCTGGAGCAGAGAAGCTTCGACGCTATGGAGCTATGTGGCAAAGTCTTTATGCAGCAGCTTGGCTTCTGGCCTTGGGGATGGTTCCAGAGGCACTGGGTATGGGCATTTTTGCACTGGTGGGATTTTGTGGGATGACCATGATTCGCGAGGCAGCTGGGCTCACTGGCAGGCCAGTCGAATTCAGAAGTTAG